The following coding sequences are from one Diadema setosum chromosome 9, eeDiaSeto1, whole genome shotgun sequence window:
- the LOC140232781 gene encoding mitochondrial calcium uniporter regulator 1-like, with translation MKQMDMRACSFLPRSQITTVTTPERIFIDTHSAVKAMEDSGVKTTEAECLVAILVDVMQKNAELNEKELVTKEQQEIVIQQVMSHIASVKKDMVILEKSEFSALRSKNEKLEIEMKQLKQHLADEIQKLANTVKLDINLEKSRSVEMAAGQKQELEKVNQMIRTEVANMTAKLEATKTESFKYFAGTILGCLTLGLGFYRILLM, from the exons ATGAAGCAAATGGACATGAGAGCTT GTTCTTTTCTGCCAAGGAGTCAAATAACTACAGTGACTACACCAGAGAGAATATTTATCGATACGCACAGTGCAGTGAAGGCCATGGAAGACAGTG GAGTAAAAACAACTGAAGCAGAGTGCCTTGTAGCGATTCTTGTCGATGTTATGCAGAAAAATGCTGAGCTGAATGAAAAGGAGTTAGTGACGAAGGAGCAGCAA GAGATTGTCATCCAGCAGGTCATGTCCCACATAGCGTCGGTCAAGAAGGACATGGTGATCCTGGAGAAGAGTGAATTTTCGGCGTTACGAAGCAAGAATGAG AAATTGGAGATTGAAATGAAGCAACTCAAGCAACACCTTGCC GATGAAATTCAAAAGCTTGCCAACACAGTAAAGCTGGACATCAATCTAGAGAAGAGTCGGTCAGTTGAGATG GCTGCGGGTCAAAAGCAAGAACTCGAAAAGGTGAACCAGATGATTCGGACAGAGGTGGCCAACATGACCGCCAAGCTGGAAGCCACCAAGACAGAATCATTCAAGTATTTTGCAG
- the LOC140232648 gene encoding ubiquitin-conjugating enzyme E2 C-like produces the protein MASQNVDPAVAAAATRRKEKHCDSPNKKDGHSVSKRLHKELMNLMMKCGGKGISAFPDGDNIFRWIGTIEGPAGSPYETLKFKLSLEFPSRYPYSPPTIKFVTPIFHPNIDQEGNICLDILKENWSALYEVSQILMSLQILLGDPNNDSPLNVQAADMWSNQVLYKKTVLEKYQKATSK, from the exons ATGGCGTCTCAAAATGTTGATCCTGCTGTAGCTGCTGCAGCCACAAGGAGAAAGGAGAAGCACTGCGACTCGCCAAACAAAAAAGACGGACACTCAGTCAGCAAACG GCTCCACAAAGAACTTATGAATCTCATGATG AAATGCGGTGGAAAGGGCATCTCAGCTTTCCCAGATGGTGATAATATCTTCAGGTGGATCGGAACAATAGAAGGACCAGCTGGATCG CCCTATGAGACTCTGAAGTTCAAATTGTCTCTCGAGTTCCCATCTCGCTACCCATACTCTCCACCAACGATAAAATTTGTGACGCCAATCTTCCATCCAAACATCGACCAAGAAGGCAATATATGCTTGGACATCTTGAAGGAGAACTGGTCAGCCCTCTACGAAGTTAGCCAAATTCTCATGTCATTACAAATTCTACTTGGAG ATCCTAACAATGACAGCCCGCTAAATGTTCAAGCAGCTGATATGTGGAGCAACCAAGTCCTGTACAAAAAGACTGTACTCGAGAAATACCAGAAGGCAACGTCAAAATGA